A genomic region of Methanosarcina thermophila TM-1 contains the following coding sequences:
- a CDS encoding F0F1 ATP synthase subunit gamma, whose product MSETLASLRLKIDRAKDLQSVVRTMKALAASNVGQYEKSVSALSDYYRTVELGLRTCFREIGTSVTPSKRKKQMGTGTVGAVVFGSDQGLVGQFNDIITDYAVKKLAAFPGKVQVWGVGERVYSRLAEAGLPLVGLFAVPNSVKAITPLIGQILLESEKLRSQDEDAELYLFYNRHKTRITYEPVSQRLLPLDETWQSDLAKLSWPTKNLPEVIGNSEETTRAMISEYLFVSLFRACAESLASENSSRLAAMQRADKNIEDLLENLSGEFYRVRQSGIDEELFEVISGYEALSRSRSSDHRKDDD is encoded by the coding sequence ATGAGCGAAACTCTGGCAAGTCTGCGCCTAAAAATCGATAGAGCAAAAGATCTTCAATCTGTCGTTCGAACAATGAAAGCTCTGGCAGCCTCAAATGTAGGACAATATGAAAAATCAGTCAGTGCATTGTCTGATTACTATCGTACAGTTGAGTTAGGACTGAGAACATGTTTCCGGGAAATAGGAACCTCAGTTACTCCTTCAAAACGAAAAAAACAAATGGGTACTGGCACGGTAGGTGCTGTTGTATTTGGTTCAGATCAGGGGCTGGTAGGTCAGTTTAATGATATTATTACGGATTACGCCGTCAAGAAGCTGGCAGCTTTCCCTGGCAAAGTTCAGGTTTGGGGTGTAGGTGAACGTGTTTATTCACGTTTGGCAGAAGCGGGTTTGCCACTTGTAGGGTTGTTTGCGGTACCAAACTCCGTCAAAGCTATTACTCCGCTTATAGGGCAGATCCTTTTGGAGAGCGAAAAACTTCGCAGCCAGGACGAAGATGCTGAACTCTATCTTTTTTATAACCGCCACAAAACCAGGATTACTTATGAGCCTGTCAGTCAGCGATTGCTGCCACTGGACGAGACCTGGCAAAGTGACCTGGCTAAACTCTCCTGGCCAACTAAGAACCTGCCTGAAGTCATAGGGAACAGCGAAGAAACTACGCGAGCGATGATCAGTGAATATCTTTTCGTCTCACTTTTTCGGGCTTGCGCCGAATCCCTGGCAAGTGAAAATTCGAGCAGGCTGGCAGCAATGCAGCGTGCAGACAAAAATATTGAGGATTTGCTTGAGAACCTTAGTGGAGAATTTTACCGTGTGCGGCAGAGTGGCATCGACGAAGAGCTCTTTGAGGTTATCTCAGGCTACGAAGCTTTGTCCAGATCTCGCAGTTCTGATCACCGCAAAGACGATGACTGA
- a CDS encoding alternate F1F0 ATPase, F1 subunit alpha, whose product MDMEATSLKDILDRAFNEISEVRESFTPRLTPREIGTIKTVSTGIANVSGLPGVGFEELIKFPGDVFGIAFNVDEDEIGVVLLGEHYHLNAGDQVERTGRVMDVAVGEGLLGRVIDPLGRPLDGKGPVISSKRLPIERPSPAIVNRSPVSVPLQTGIKVIDALIPIGRGQRELILGDRQTGKTSIAIDTILNQRDYNVLCVYCAIGQRASAVARAVAILREKGAMDYTVVVVTEGSDPPGLTYIAPYSATSIAEYFMEAGRDVLIVYDDLTNHVRAYRELSLLLRRPPGREAYPGDIFYIHSRLLERATHLLEKLGGGSLTALPIIETEAQNISAYIPTNLISITDGQIYLSPSLFELGVLPAVDVGKSVSRVGGKAQLAAYREVAGYLKLAYSQFEELEAFTRFGARLDENTRRIIEHGRRIRALLKQPESSPLPVLDQIVLLLALNAKLFDSVPLDRMEEAEASLRRAVVDIPAEVREHLKADAELTDNDRKAILEIARKALEHFQPS is encoded by the coding sequence ATGGACATGGAAGCTACAAGCCTGAAAGATATTTTAGATAGGGCTTTCAATGAGATCAGCGAGGTACGTGAGTCATTCACTCCAAGGCTTACTCCAAGGGAGATTGGCACTATAAAGACAGTCTCTACAGGTATTGCCAATGTCTCCGGTCTTCCTGGTGTGGGTTTTGAGGAACTGATAAAGTTTCCCGGCGATGTGTTTGGGATTGCTTTTAACGTGGACGAAGATGAAATCGGTGTTGTCCTGCTCGGCGAACACTATCATCTGAATGCAGGGGATCAGGTTGAACGTACTGGCAGGGTTATGGACGTAGCTGTAGGTGAGGGTTTGTTGGGGCGAGTAATCGATCCTCTGGGTCGGCCATTGGACGGCAAAGGACCTGTAATATCCAGTAAGCGCTTGCCTATTGAACGCCCCAGTCCAGCAATTGTGAACCGTTCTCCTGTCAGCGTGCCTCTTCAGACAGGTATCAAAGTTATTGATGCGTTGATTCCAATAGGACGCGGCCAGAGAGAGTTAATTTTAGGAGACCGTCAGACTGGAAAAACTTCAATTGCAATTGATACAATCCTCAATCAGCGCGATTATAATGTTCTGTGTGTTTATTGTGCAATTGGTCAGCGTGCGTCAGCAGTTGCCAGGGCAGTAGCAATCTTGCGCGAAAAAGGGGCAATGGATTATACTGTCGTTGTGGTGACTGAGGGCAGCGATCCCCCAGGACTAACCTATATTGCTCCTTATTCTGCTACTAGCATTGCAGAATATTTTATGGAAGCTGGTCGGGATGTGCTGATTGTTTATGACGACCTGACCAATCATGTGCGTGCTTATCGCGAACTTTCCCTCTTGCTTCGCCGCCCTCCTGGACGTGAAGCGTATCCTGGCGATATTTTTTATATCCACTCACGGTTATTGGAGCGAGCTACCCACCTGCTCGAAAAGCTCGGCGGTGGCTCACTTACTGCTCTCCCCATTATTGAAACCGAAGCACAGAATATTTCAGCTTATATTCCAACCAATTTGATTTCAATTACTGACGGGCAGATTTATCTCTCACCTTCATTGTTTGAGCTGGGAGTACTGCCTGCAGTTGATGTTGGCAAATCTGTTTCTCGCGTAGGTGGTAAAGCACAGCTTGCAGCCTACCGCGAAGTAGCTGGATATCTGAAGCTAGCCTACTCGCAGTTTGAAGAACTCGAAGCTTTTACCCGGTTTGGTGCCAGGCTGGATGAAAACACACGCAGGATAATAGAGCATGGCAGGCGTATCCGTGCCCTTCTCAAGCAGCCGGAATCCTCTCCTTTGCCCGTACTCGATCAAATTGTTCTTCTGCTTGCTTTAAATGCTAAACTTTTCGACAGCGTGCCACTTGACCGGATGGAAGAGGCTGAAGCATCCCTACGCAGAGCAGTAGTTGATATTCCTGCAGAGGTGCGCGAACATCTCAAAGCTGATGCAGAATTGACCGACAATGACCGAAAAGCAATCCTTGAGATCGCGCGTAAAGCACTGGAACATTTTCAGCCCAGCTAA